In Opitutaceae bacterium, the sequence ACAGGGTCAGCCCCGAATGGCGCTAAGACAAGCCGCGAGGGGTAGCGATCCGGTGATGATTGCGAGAAGGCGTGCACTATTTGAGCGCACGAGAGGAAGAGACGCGAAAGAGGGACTGTAAACGGGTCAGTCTTTGCATCGCGCAGAGCCAGACTAAATCGCCTGTTGTGTGAATCGATCTTGAGCGGATGATGCCGGGAGCGGCGGGATGGCGGGAGTGGAGGCTCTCGGTTTTCAGCATTCGGTGGGCCGGATGCCCGGGGAGAACGGAAGTTTGCAGTTGCACGAAAGCCTTATGTGCTACATCTTCTGTAGCACAATGAAGACGACGACCGTGCGCGAACTCCGCAACAACTATTCCAAGGTACTGAAATGGGTCTCGGCCGGACAGGAAGTCCAGGTGACGCGGCGGGGCAAGGTCGTGGCGAAGGTCGTGCTGCCAGACGAACCTTCCCTCAAGGTGGATTGGTCTCAGAGTGCGGCGCTGCGGATCACTGCTGAGGACAAGATCCTGACCGCCAGGCAGAGCGAACGTCTGCTCAAGGAAGCCCAGGGCAATTGCTGACCCGTGCTCTGCGCCGATACCAGTTTCTTGTTTTCCCTCTACCGGAAGGACGTCCATACGGCGGCTGCGGCGGCGTTCCTTGTCAAGGCTGCCGAGCCTCTGGCGTTGTCGGCCTTGAATGAATACGAGCTGTGCAATGCGCTCCGTTTTGCGGAATTCCGGGGGTTGCTGCCCCCCGGCGAGGCGGTCCGTCGCCTGCGGGCATTTGCGGAGGACCGTGCCACCGGTCGCTGGCACTACAGCGCGATTGCACTTGATGAAATCGTGGCGCAGGCAGGGGTCATATCGGAGCTGCATACCGTCAAGCGCGGGCATCGCGCATTCGACATCCTCCATGTCGCCCACGCGAAGCTGGCAAGACCGAAGGTGTTCCTCAGTTTCGACGTGAATCAGGTCTTGTTGGCGAAGCTGGTGGGGTTGCCTGTCAGGCCTTGATCCTGCCCACGGCCGCTGCTGGGTCGCCGCCTTCGCATCGGTGATGAGGAATTTCTCTCGGAAAAACAAGCCATTGCCGGGTGCGGCGACAATTGGGATCAAATCGTGCGATGCTGATTAGGAATTGAACTGGCGGCGTCTCGCGACGTACGTCCCCTGGGCACGACGGAGCGCGCCCCTCCATTCTTTTTGTAAGTGCGGAAATTGATCATCGCGGGCGCTCTATAATGGCCTGCGCACTGGACTCTCGGACTTCATCAAGTCCTGTTCCGCGTTTCGATCCGGTTTGAACGCCTGGCCGCGGCGAATGCGCGGCGGGCGGTGGCGAACACGGTGCCTGCATGCACGCGCGCCGAACGCGGCCCAAATCGAAGTCTCTCCAAATCCTCCCGCGCGCGCACCATCTGCGGGTGACTGCGAAATGCCACGGATTGCGTTCGAATTCGCTGCAGCCAGCGGGCCGCCTCCTTTCGCACCGGCTCGCGATCCCCACGCGGGTGCCAGACAAACAGGAGCCTCCATGCCCAGCTCCGCCGCGCGGCTGACACCAGCCAGAACGCAGTCACCGCCAGGAAAAGCAGCAGGCTGTGAATCACCAGGCGTCGCGTGCTCCAAGGTTCGAGAAGCCAGTTCCTCGCCTGTGCATACCCGCTTCGAGCAGCCTTGTCCATCCACGTCAGCATGCGGTCAATCCCCCTCAGGGTTTCATAGGTCATCTCTCCCTGCGCCTCCCCATCGAAACTGATCACCCGCCGGTACCAGATGACCCGCAATCCATCGAGTTTCGCACCCCACCCGCTTTCGACAGGCCGGTCGCGCATTTCGGCAGCCGCAATCTCCCGAGCAGGCTCCCCCACCGCGGCAGTTGTCCCGGGTGTGGGATCGACCCGGATCCATGCGTCCCGCCCATTCCAGATCTCACACCAGGCATGCGCCTGCGTGTGGCGGACGATCAGGCTGTTGCTGAAGGTGTTCCATGCCCCTCCCTTGAATCCGGTGACAACGCGAACCGGAAACCCGGCGGCGTTCGCCAGGAGCGCAAATGAGCCGGCAAAGTACTCACAATGCCCGGGTGTGCCCGACTGGAGCCACCGCACCAGCGGGTCATCGCCGCCCGCAGGCAGTGTCGACTGAAGCGAATAGGCGTGTCGCCCCCAGAGCCATTCGCACGCCTTTCGTGAGAATTCCTCCGCTCCGAGCGCGACGTCGCCTGAAAACTCGCGCACCATGCCGCTGAGGACACTCTCGGCGCCGGCATTCACGCGCATTCCGCGGAATCCCGGCACATGGCTGCCCGTGCTCCCGCGTGCGGTAAAACCAGGGTCAGGAAGGATCGCACTCATCCGGTGACCGTGAATCTGGTATCCAAGCAGCTCCGACGGTTCCGCCTTCAAGGCGACAAGGCGCAGCGCACGGTTGAATGAGAACGAGACTGGCCGGCTGAAATCGATGCGGCCGAATGAGCCTCCGAGCGGCAGATAGCGGCTCACCCCGGGTTCCAGAAAGATGCTCCATACGCCATTGTCCCCGGGTCCCGATCCCTGCCGCCCGCCGACAGACTGCACGAGTTCGTGTGTGGATTCCGAAAGGTAACGGCTGAGCTCGGCGGACATCCTGAATCCATCTTTTGAATACTCATCCAGCACAACCATCCGCCAGTAAGGCGTGCCGGGAATCAGCGAGGGGTCGCTGACGTCCACTGTCATCGCGATGCCGTCATCCTCCTGAATGTCGGTGACATCCCCGAAGCTGACGGTATCGGAAAATCCCGTCATCGTCGTCTTGCTGACCAGGCGATCGAGCAGAAAATCGTTTCCAATCTCGAATCGCGGGATTGCAAAAAACAAAAGTCCCGAGGACCCCAGCAGTCCTCCAAACAACAGGCTTCCAAGCAGCAGAATGCGCCAGTCCAGCACGGCACAAATTCGTTGGAGGAGCGTCCTCCATCTGACCTTGGCAGCCCAAGAAGGCACCGCTTGGGATGCGGCATCTGTCGATGGGGTAGAACCATCCGGACCGGTTCCCCTCCCCATTTCCGTCCCGCCGGATATCGTTGCCAGGAGGAGCAAGGCGAGTCCGCACACGGCGAACGCCAGTATCTGGGCGACAAAAAGCGGTGACGCGGAATAGACTCCCGACGCAACCACCAGCAGGAGCCCAAGGAGGATGAGCTGCAGGTCCTCGCGGGTGCGCCGATACGCAATCAGTCGAAGAACAATGAGCAGCAGTTCCGCCCGCACGAGGGACGGAAACGGCTGCCTGTTCATATGGAGGTCAAAGGCGAGATAGAGGCCAACAACCAGGAACGCGAGCCGGTGAACGGCCAACGGTATGCGGGCGGGAATCGATGGCCAGATCAGGACTGCGGCAGCCGCAATGAAAACGAGCGTGGTCGAAAATCGAAAATCAAGGCCGAGGTGGCAGACGCTCCACGCGGAAATCGACGCAAGAAGCGAACCCAGCGCCCATTTGAGCTGCTGCAGCTCCTCCCACTTAAGCTGCGGCCGCTTTTTGACCATGAACATATGCGGCCACCCCGCGCATCCCAAGTGGAGCGAAGGTCAGCACATTTCTGAGCGGCCGGCGACCAGCCATTGATTCTGAACCAGCAGAGCTTCCCGCAAGATCCGCCAGACGCACCTGCGACGGAGCCAACACCGCGAGCTCATCAAGAAAAACCTCGACATCGCTCAGGCGCCGCGCCCGCCGGACCGGGCCATATCCCACAGCCAGCGAGTCGAGGTGGCCCGCTCTGAAAAGATCCTCCGCCAGGGAACCCGCAAACCGCAGCAGAAGCTCGAACTGATCGGGTCGGTACCAGAGATCCGCAATGGGATTCAGCCAGATCGAGAACCCTTCCTCGCTCTCGGCGGAAAATTGCCTCACGAGCAGCTGGCCTGCCCTGGCGCTCGCCTTCCAGTGGATGAGGCGATAGGAGTCTCCGCGGACATAGGAGCGCAGGCCATGCAGGTCCCCCCCGTGTCCATGCCGGGCTAGGGCGCGGCCCTGCGGGGAGCGGGTTCGCGACAGGATCGGAAAACGAAGGTAGTTCAGCGGAGCGGGCCACACAATGACATCGCGCCGCAAACCGCCGCGAAAACGCTTCCTCAGAAATCCAAACGGAAACACTGAAACAACACTGGAAAGCTCGACAGGCACGGCGCCACGGTGGTCCGGCCGCCAAATCCACTCCAGCCGTATCCGGCCGCCGCCT encodes:
- a CDS encoding type II toxin-antitoxin system prevent-host-death family antitoxin: MKTTTVRELRNNYSKVLKWVSAGQEVQVTRRGKVVAKVVLPDEPSLKVDWSQSAALRITAEDKILTARQSERLLKEAQGNC
- a CDS encoding PIN domain-containing protein, whose product is MFSLYRKDVHTAAAAAFLVKAAEPLALSALNEYELCNALRFAEFRGLLPPGEAVRRLRAFAEDRATGRWHYSAIALDEIVAQAGVISELHTVKRGHRAFDILHVAHAKLARPKVFLSFDVNQVLLAKLVGLPVRP
- a CDS encoding DUF3488 domain-containing protein, giving the protein MVKKRPQLKWEELQQLKWALGSLLASISAWSVCHLGLDFRFSTTLVFIAAAAVLIWPSIPARIPLAVHRLAFLVVGLYLAFDLHMNRQPFPSLVRAELLLIVLRLIAYRRTREDLQLILLGLLLVVASGVYSASPLFVAQILAFAVCGLALLLLATISGGTEMGRGTGPDGSTPSTDAASQAVPSWAAKVRWRTLLQRICAVLDWRILLLGSLLFGGLLGSSGLLFFAIPRFEIGNDFLLDRLVSKTTMTGFSDTVSFGDVTDIQEDDGIAMTVDVSDPSLIPGTPYWRMVVLDEYSKDGFRMSAELSRYLSESTHELVQSVGGRQGSGPGDNGVWSIFLEPGVSRYLPLGGSFGRIDFSRPVSFSFNRALRLVALKAEPSELLGYQIHGHRMSAILPDPGFTARGSTGSHVPGFRGMRVNAGAESVLSGMVREFSGDVALGAEEFSRKACEWLWGRHAYSLQSTLPAGGDDPLVRWLQSGTPGHCEYFAGSFALLANAAGFPVRVVTGFKGGAWNTFSNSLIVRHTQAHAWCEIWNGRDAWIRVDPTPGTTAAVGEPAREIAAAEMRDRPVESGWGAKLDGLRVIWYRRVISFDGEAQGEMTYETLRGIDRMLTWMDKAARSGYAQARNWLLEPWSTRRLVIHSLLLFLAVTAFWLVSAARRSWAWRLLFVWHPRGDREPVRKEAARWLQRIRTQSVAFRSHPQMVRAREDLERLRFGPRSARVHAGTVFATARRAFAAARRSNRIETRNRT
- a CDS encoding DUF58 domain-containing protein, with translation MPSPDHRVVPTLSGVVLIALSLGIGFAAYNTASNILFIALSVLLSCILLSGVLSWLNLAKVAWRLRIEPTLRAGVETLLILEVRNRKRMLPSYGLSFELRAGTRSNPPVVLPLTERLEPGGGRIRLEWIWRPDHRGAVPVELSSVVSVFPFGFLRKRFRGGLRRDVIVWPAPLNYLRFPILSRTRSPQGRALARHGHGGDLHGLRSYVRGDSYRLIHWKASARAGQLLVRQFSAESEEGFSIWLNPIADLWYRPDQFELLLRFAGSLAEDLFRAGHLDSLAVGYGPVRRARRLSDVEVFLDELAVLAPSQVRLADLAGSSAGSESMAGRRPLRNVLTFAPLGMRGVAAYVHGQKAAAA